GACATGCATGATTCACTCCTCAGTGCCCCAGGCAAAGTACATAAAAGGGGCAAAAGATGGCGTGTATACATTTACATTTCCGGTGTGTTcttcattctttactttatgaACGATGAATCCCATGCGGGAGTGAATATGGATAGGATTCCTCTTCGTAAAGCCCATGGATCATAGAGTGATCCCATGATTGGGAGGACCTTGAGACATGTGTCTGGATTCTCCTAGGTGTGGAACACTCTATAGTCCATGGGATCTATGGAGAAGATCCAGATCCAGTCAATATAGATTCCAAAAATTATGTCTTATCTTATTTCTTGAATTTCCAGGACTATAACGTATCGGTGAACTTCGATCGCAATGTGTTCCTTGTGGACTTAGTCACTGAAAGTACCggaaaaattcttaaattggACTCTATCTCTGGAGGTGATCGATGGAAGAATGCTGATGTGTTAATCTTCAACACATGGCATTGGTGGTTTCACACTGGAAGTCTACAACCGTAAGAATTTGATTGAAATAGTCTCCATATCCATGACATGTTCATGATTTAAACCCAAGGGGATAGCCAAGTTAGCAATGAACCTTTGCCTCAGAAaacgtgtggttctgagtttaactcctctttcttccttggggccactcacatggggtgtttagtgttatTTACtgtttcaatgaaagttgaatggttctcattcaactacAATATGACTCGgttcatgtggttgtggggtcagtataggcCCGTAGGAATAGTCAAGCTGAAGACTTGACTaaccatcgttagcaaaaaaaaattgtgttctTGTTTTGTTCAAGATAGCTATGTTGAGCAAGGAACCAGTCCGATCGATCTATATCAGCCTAAATTgatcccttttttgtttttttcatattttagttaacaaaaattgTGATTTTTTACAATTTCACCTTTATCCGAAAAAATTAGCACAAAAATATGTTGAGATAAGAATAAAAGGAAACCTTCTTTCATTGTTAATTCTCTCAACATATTTTTGGCATTAgattctgttaagtttgtctcgaattcttgacccgttttgaagattgacccgatccgacatactttggtggcgacccgaatgggaaattttctgagatctgtgatggaagcagagggcttggcccggagcccatcactgatctcgtatgggggtgcgggggctacgcccccgcggtatggttcgaccggatcgaccgcgacccgatgggtcgaaccgctatttggagtatatatatataatgtactgttgcttgttgagagtcattgtattctagggttttcacgaagctagggtttcagggcgagttcttcctcgccgctgctagggtgtaatccttcttctgctgcatagtggatcatcttcttcttcgcccgaggacgtagcacaccaccctggtgtgtgaacctcgttaaatctctgtgtcgtacggatctattatctttctttattcgtgtttcttggtgtttgatctaacagattccaataaattctattttcttttacaattttctttccttttaattttctctGAACATAATTTTGGTATGATATTTgcaaatcaattttatttttggcaagattcttcaaatctttccttttcgatgacaaaatcaaatCCAATTTAAACGGTTGTTGTATTGCAGATGGAAGTACATTGAAGATGGAGGCAAGCTATACAATGACATGGATCGTATGGTTGCATTTCAGAAAGGATTCACTACATGGTCCAAATGGGTGGACTCCAATATCAACCCAAAAACAACTCAAGTCTATTATCAGGGCATCTCTCCAACCCATTTCAAGTAAGCAACCTTAATATTCTTCAATTAGTAACTGTTCACTAATaatgatttagggtttgaagAGGATCATAATGTTCCTCTTTCCAAAGAGACTATTTTTCAACTCAAACCCACATTCACTAGATCACAATAAAGAAACCTTATCATTGAACCGAGATAGACCCTCTAATCATCATACAGGATAATGATTAATCAATTTAAACTCACTAATCTTATTTTTACTTCCATTGGATCATTGTCAAATGATTCAGAGGTGCAGACTGGAACCAAACAAATGGGAGCTGCAAAGGGCAGACAGAGCCAGTAAGTGGGTATGGGTACAAATACCCAAGTGGGCCACTTCCTGGTGAAGCTGTGGTGAAGAATTTGTTGAGAAAGATGTCAACGCCAGTTGATTTGCTTGATGTGACCAATTTATCGCAGTTGAGGAAGGATGGACACCAATCTCTTTACTCCGGTAATGAGGGTGTGGATTGCAGCCATTGGTGTCTTGCTGGTGTTCCTGATACTTGGAACCAAT
This sequence is a window from Macadamia integrifolia cultivar HAES 741 unplaced genomic scaffold, SCU_Mint_v3 scaffold2472, whole genome shotgun sequence. Protein-coding genes within it:
- the LOC122066574 gene encoding protein trichome birefringence-like 42 produces the protein MIHSSVPQAKYIKGAKDGVYTFTFPDYNVSVNFDRNVFLVDLVTESTGKILKLDSISGGDRWKNADVLIFNTWHWWFHTGSLQPWKYIEDGGKLYNDMDRMVAFQKGFTTWSKWVDSNINPKTTQVYYQGISPTHFKGADWNQTNGSCKGQTEPVSGYGYKYPSGPLPGEAVVKNLLRKMSTPVDLLDVTNLSQLRKDGHQSLYSGNEGVDCSHWCLAGVPDTWNQLLFVSMMQNGLGN